The Lysinibacillus timonensis nucleotide sequence CAATTGCTGTACGTTGAGCCTGTCCACCTGATATTTCATTTGGCTTTTTATGTAAAAACGGAATTAGGTCTAGTTTTTCTGCAAGTATCGCTACTCTTTCTTCCATTAATGAAACCGGTTGATCATCAAGCGTAAGTGGCAGTACGATATTTTCTTCTACTGTTAACATCGGGAGTAGATTGAAATCTTGGAATACAAAACCTAACTGTCTTCTTCTAAATAAAGCAAGTTCATGTTTATTTAATTTGGATGGCATTACTTCATTAAAAATGATTTCCCCTGATGTTGGTTTATCTATTGTGGATATTAAGTTTAATAAAGTGGTCTTCCCACTTCCAGAAGGTCCCATGACTGCTAGAAATTCTCCGCTTTCTACTTCAAAGCTTAACTGATTCAATGCTCGATGTGTCACTTTTCCTTCATATACTTTCGTTACATCTTTAATTTGCAATATAGACATCCAAGTTCCCTCTTTTTAATTTATTTCCTTTAAAAGGTTAAAGTAATGGTTGTACCTACCCCTACTTCAGACTCAATGTTCAATTTATGGC carries:
- a CDS encoding ABC transporter ATP-binding protein, with amino-acid sequence MSILQIKDVTKVYEGKVTHRALNQLSFEVESGEFLAVMGPSGSGKTTLLNLISTIDKPTSGEIIFNEVMPSKLNKHELALFRRRQLGFVFQDFNLLPMLTVEENIVLPLTLDDQPVSLMEERVAILAEKLDLIPFLHKKPNEISGGQAQRTAIARALIHQPTVILADEPTGNLDSNNSREVLQLLSSINKERNATIMMVTHDPIAASYCDRVLFIKDGEFFNEIYRDDRRQTFFQRILNVLSLLGGGNVGDLSSIRLQ